A window from Henckelia pumila isolate YLH828 unplaced genomic scaffold, ASM3356847v2 CTG_466, whole genome shotgun sequence encodes these proteins:
- the LOC140872581 gene encoding probable protein phosphatase 2C 8: MIFEKLRKGSDGDFLSKDAPLDRTVGEMEFNGEGRKRMRLRRVRPVVEEDSDAGLKKKKSEKSMENEAFGLASVIGRRRQMEDAAAVELGFLRKGGRMYDFFGVYDGHGGCRVAQACGEMFHKLVGKIAEEQSGGDNNNNVIDWEKVMAAGFEKMDEEVNKAGEEVATTGSTAVVAVVGEEELVVANCGDSRAVLSRGGVAIQLSDDHKPNRPDELERIENSGGRVINWNGQRILGVLATSRSIGDEYLKPYVIFEPEVRIARRTDLDEVLILASDGLWDVVSNDLACQVARRCLKGELRASNPKVSKVEVTSSSRTRSRAFEAAACLTELAIGRGSGDNISVIVVELRQSSSV; this comes from the exons ATGATTTTCGAAAAGCTCAGGAAAGGATCGGACGGTGATTTTTTGTCCAAGGATGCGCCGCTGGATCGGACGGTCGGGGAGATGGAATTCAATGGCGAGGGGCGGAAGAGGATGAGATTGCGAAGGGTTAGGCCTGTTGTCGAGGAGGATTCCGACGCTggattgaagaagaagaaatccgAGAAATCGATGGAAAATGAGGCGTTTGGATTGGCGTCGGTGATCGGCCGGCGGAGGCAGATGGAGGACGCGGCGGCCGTGGAATTAGGTTTCCTGAGGAAAGGTGGGAGGATGTACGATTTCTTCGGGGTGTACGACGGGCATGGAGGCTGCCGCGTGGCGCAAGCCTGCGGCGAGATGTTTCACAAGCTGGTGGGGAAGATCGCGGAGGAACAGAGCGGCGGagacaataataataatgttatcGATTGGGAGAAGGTGATGGCGGCGGGGTTTGAGAAGATGGATGAGGAGGTTAATAAGGCTGGAGAGGAGGTGGCCACGACGGGGTCGACGGCGGTGGTGGCCGTGGTGGGGGAGGAGGAACTGGTCGTGGCCAACTGCGGCGATTCGAGGGCTGTGCTTTCTCGCGGAGGCGTTGCCATACAATTATCGGACGATCACAAG CCAAATAGGCCCGATGAGTTGGAAAGAATTGAAAACTCTGGAGGGAGAGTCATAAATTGGAATGGGCAGCGTATCTTAGGTGTTCTTGCTACTTCAAGATCCATAG GTGATGAGTACCTCAAACCATATGTGATATTCGAACCTGAAGTCAGAATAGCCCGCAGAACCGATCTAGATGAGGTCTTGATACTCGCAAGCGACGGCCTATGGGACGTCGTCTCCAACGATCTAGCGTGTCAGGTGGCAAGGAGGTGTCTGAAAGGGGAGTTGAGAGCATCGAACCCTAAAGTTTCAAAAGTCGAGGTGACTTCTTCGAGTCGAACAAGGAGTCGCGCCTTCGAGGCGGCGGCGTGTCTAACCGAGCTAGCGATCGGCCGGGGGAGCGGCGACAACATTAGTGTAATAGTTGTGGAATTGAGGCAATCCTCAAGTGTTTGA